A single region of the Changchengzhania lutea genome encodes:
- the rpoC gene encoding DNA-directed RNA polymerase subunit beta' yields MARKQDKNTVKRFNKISIGLASPESILAESRGEVLKPETINYRTHKPERDGLFCERIFGPVKDYECACGKYKRIRYKGIVCDRCGVEVTEKKVRRDRVGHINLVVPVAHIWYFRSLPNKIGYLLGLPSKKLDMIIYYERYVVIQPGNAKNEEGEPLQKMDFLTEEEYLNILEALPQDNQYLDDTDPNKFLAKMGAECLIELLSRIDLEALSYELRHKANTETSKQRKTEALKRLQVVGALRDSNKNRENRPEWMIMKVIPIIPPELRPLVPLDGGRFATSDLNDLYRRVIIRNNRLKRLVEIKAPEVILRNEKRMLQESVDSLFDNTRKSSAVKTDSNRPLKSLSDSLKGKQGRFRQNLLGKRVDYSARSVIVVGPELRLFECGLPKNMAAELYKPFVIRKLIERGIVKTVKSAKKIIDKREPVVWDILENVLKGHPVLLNRAPTLHRLGIQAFQPKLIEGKAIQLHPLVCTAFNADFDGDQMAVHLPLGPEAILECQLLMLASHNILNPANGSPVTVPSQDMVLGLYYMTKLRKSTPEVKVLGEGLTFYAPEEVEIAFNEKKVDLNAGIKVRTLDINADGKLEPMIIETTVGRVLFNQKVPEAAGYINEVLTKKSLRDIIGSILKFTSVPETADFLDEIRTLGFKFAFQGGLSFSLGDIIIPPEKQGMIDKANGLVDGIMGNYNMGLITNNERYNQVIDIWTSTNAELTELSMKRIREDQQGFNSVFMMLDSGARGSKEQIRQLTGMRGLMAKPKKSNAGGGEIIENPILSNFKEGLSILEYFISTHGARKGLADTALKTADAGYLTRRLVDVSQDVIINTEDCGTLRGVEVEPLKKNDEVVETLEERIVGRVSLNDVYNPLTDELLVAAGELIEDPIAKAIEASPVDAVEVRSALSCEALQGICAKCYGRNLATGKMVQRGEAVGVVAAQSIGEPGTQLTLRTFHVGGIAGNISEENKLAVKFDGIAEIEDLKTVKGKDNEGNDIDIVISRTSELKLTDKKTGILLSTNNIPYGSSIFINSGDKLSKGDVVCSWDPYNGVIISEFAGQVKYENIEQGITYQVEIDEQTGFQEKVISESRNKKLIPTLHIEDGKGGTIRSYNLPVGAHLMIDDGEKINVGKILVKIPRKSAKAGDITGGLPRVTELFEARNPSNPAVVSAIDGVVSFGKIKRGNREIIVESKLGDIKKYLVKLSNQILVQENDYVKAGMPLSDGSITPNDILNIKGPSAVQQYLVNEVQEVYRLQGVKINDKHFEVVVRQMMRKVRIIDSGDTIFLEDQLAHKADFILENDAIFGMKVIEDAGDSANLKQGQIISPRDLRDENSILRREDKQLVVARDAKSATATPILQGITRASLQTKSFISAASFQETTKVLNEAAVAGKVDTLEGLKENVIVGHRIPAGTGMRSYTDIIVGSKEEFDEMMQVKQELNYN; encoded by the coding sequence ATGGCAAGAAAACAAGACAAGAATACAGTAAAGCGGTTTAATAAAATCTCTATTGGTTTAGCATCACCAGAATCTATTTTAGCAGAGTCTAGAGGTGAGGTTTTAAAACCAGAAACTATCAATTATCGAACGCACAAACCGGAGCGTGATGGTTTGTTCTGTGAGCGTATTTTTGGTCCTGTAAAGGATTACGAATGTGCCTGTGGTAAATACAAACGTATTCGTTATAAGGGTATTGTATGTGACCGTTGTGGTGTAGAAGTTACAGAGAAGAAAGTACGTCGTGATAGAGTAGGGCACATCAATTTGGTGGTTCCTGTGGCACACATTTGGTATTTCCGTTCTTTACCGAACAAAATAGGTTACTTATTGGGCTTACCATCTAAGAAATTAGATATGATTATTTACTACGAACGCTACGTAGTTATTCAACCAGGTAATGCTAAAAATGAAGAAGGTGAGCCATTGCAAAAAATGGACTTCCTTACTGAAGAAGAATATTTAAATATTTTAGAAGCGCTTCCTCAAGATAATCAATACTTAGATGATACAGATCCAAACAAGTTCCTTGCGAAAATGGGAGCAGAGTGTTTAATCGAATTATTATCTAGAATAGATTTAGAAGCACTATCATATGAGTTGCGTCATAAAGCCAATACTGAAACGTCTAAACAACGTAAAACAGAAGCTTTAAAACGTTTGCAAGTTGTTGGTGCCTTACGTGATTCTAATAAGAACAGAGAAAATCGTCCAGAATGGATGATTATGAAGGTTATTCCAATCATTCCACCAGAATTGCGTCCGTTAGTGCCGTTAGATGGTGGGCGTTTTGCAACGTCAGATTTGAATGATTTATACAGAAGGGTTATTATCCGTAACAACCGTTTAAAACGATTGGTTGAGATTAAAGCGCCAGAAGTTATTTTACGTAATGAAAAACGTATGTTACAAGAGTCAGTAGATTCATTATTTGATAACACACGTAAATCATCTGCTGTAAAAACCGATTCTAACAGACCATTAAAATCACTTTCAGATTCACTTAAAGGTAAGCAAGGCCGTTTCCGTCAAAACTTATTGGGTAAGCGTGTTGATTATTCTGCACGTTCTGTAATTGTTGTTGGACCAGAATTAAGATTATTCGAATGTGGATTGCCTAAAAACATGGCAGCGGAACTGTACAAGCCTTTCGTAATTAGAAAACTAATTGAAAGAGGGATTGTAAAAACTGTAAAATCTGCAAAGAAAATTATAGATAAAAGAGAGCCTGTAGTTTGGGATATTTTAGAGAATGTTCTTAAAGGACATCCTGTATTACTAAACCGTGCGCCTACATTACACCGTTTGGGTATCCAAGCATTCCAACCAAAATTAATTGAGGGGAAAGCGATTCAATTACACCCATTAGTGTGTACGGCTTTTAACGCCGATTTTGATGGTGACCAAATGGCGGTACATTTACCACTAGGTCCAGAAGCTATTCTTGAGTGTCAATTATTAATGTTGGCATCACATAATATTTTGAATCCAGCTAATGGTTCGCCAGTAACGGTACCTTCTCAAGATATGGTACTTGGTCTGTATTATATGACCAAACTGCGTAAGTCTACACCAGAAGTTAAAGTATTGGGAGAAGGCCTTACGTTTTATGCACCAGAAGAAGTTGAGATTGCTTTCAATGAGAAGAAAGTAGATTTGAATGCGGGTATTAAAGTAAGAACACTTGATATTAATGCTGATGGTAAACTAGAACCAATGATTATTGAAACGACTGTAGGTCGTGTATTATTTAATCAAAAAGTTCCAGAAGCAGCAGGATATATTAATGAAGTATTGACTAAAAAGTCATTAAGGGATATTATTGGTAGCATTCTTAAGTTTACATCAGTGCCAGAAACGGCTGATTTCTTAGATGAAATTAGGACTTTAGGGTTTAAGTTCGCTTTCCAAGGTGGCTTGTCATTCAGTTTAGGTGATATTATCATTCCGCCAGAAAAGCAAGGTATGATTGATAAAGCCAATGGCTTAGTTGATGGTATTATGGGTAACTATAATATGGGACTTATTACCAATAACGAACGTTACAACCAAGTTATTGATATCTGGACGTCTACAAATGCTGAATTGACAGAATTGTCTATGAAGCGTATTCGCGAAGATCAACAAGGATTTAACTCGGTGTTTATGATGCTTGATTCTGGAGCACGTGGATCTAAAGAACAGATTCGTCAGCTAACAGGTATGCGTGGATTAATGGCAAAACCGAAAAAATCAAATGCTGGAGGTGGTGAAATTATTGAAAATCCAATTCTTTCTAACTTTAAGGAAGGGCTTTCAATTTTAGAATACTTTATCTCTACACACGGTGCACGTAAAGGACTTGCAGATACGGCTCTTAAAACGGCAGATGCAGGTTACTTAACAAGACGTTTAGTAGATGTTTCTCAAGATGTGATAATTAACACAGAAGATTGTGGCACTCTAAGAGGTGTGGAAGTCGAACCATTGAAGAAAAATGATGAAGTTGTTGAAACTTTGGAAGAAAGAATCGTTGGTCGTGTATCTTTAAATGATGTTTATAATCCTTTAACAGATGAGTTGTTAGTAGCTGCTGGTGAGTTAATTGAAGATCCTATAGCAAAAGCTATTGAAGCATCTCCAGTTGATGCCGTCGAAGTACGTTCAGCTTTAAGTTGTGAAGCCTTACAAGGTATTTGTGCAAAATGTTACGGACGTAACTTGGCCACAGGTAAAATGGTACAACGTGGAGAAGCGGTAGGTGTAGTTGCTGCTCAATCTATTGGAGAACCTGGAACGCAGTTAACGTTACGTACATTCCACGTGGGAGGTATTGCAGGTAACATTTCAGAAGAAAATAAATTGGCTGTTAAGTTTGACGGTATCGCTGAAATTGAAGATCTAAAAACAGTTAAAGGAAAAGATAATGAAGGAAATGACATTGATATTGTTATTTCTAGAACTTCTGAACTTAAATTAACAGATAAGAAAACAGGTATTTTATTAAGTACTAATAATATTCCTTACGGTTCCTCTATATTTATTAATAGTGGGGATAAGTTAAGTAAAGGTGATGTGGTTTGTTCATGGGATCCATACAATGGTGTTATTATTTCAGAATTTGCTGGTCAAGTTAAATATGAAAACATCGAACAAGGGATTACCTATCAAGTAGAAATTGATGAGCAAACAGGTTTCCAAGAGAAAGTAATTTCTGAATCAAGAAACAAAAAGCTGATTCCAACACTTCATATTGAAGATGGAAAAGGTGGAACGATTCGTTCGTATAACCTACCAGTAGGGGCGCATTTAATGATTGACGATGGGGAGAAAATTAATGTTGGTAAGATATTAGTTAAAATTCCACGTAAATCTGCAAAAGCAGGTGATATTACAGGTGGTTTACCACGTGTAACAGAGTTGTTTGAAGCACGTAACCCTTCTAATCCAGCAGTTGTTAGTGCTATTGATGGTGTGGTTTCTTTCGGAAAAATCAAGCGTGGTAATCGTGAGATTATTGTAGAATCTAAACTAGGTGATATTAAGAAATACTTAGTAAAATTATCTAATCAAATTCTTGTACAAGAAAATGATTATGTAAAAGCAGGTATGCCTTTATCTGATGGGTCTATTACACCAAACGATATCTTAAATATTAAAGGCCCTTCAGCGGTGCAGCAATATTTAGTAAATGAAGTACAAGAAGTATATCGTTTACAAGGTGTGAAAATTAATGATAAGCACTTTGAGGTTGTTGTAAGACAAATGATGCGTAAAGTGCGTATTATTGATTCTGGTGATACTATTTTCTTAGAAGATCAATTGGCACATAAAGCTGATTTTATTTTAGAAAATGATGCCATTTTTGGAATGAAAGTGATTGAAGATGCTGGAGATTCTGCAAATCTTAAACAAGGACAAATAATCTCACCTCGCGATTTAAGAGATGAGAATTCTATTTTAAGACGAGAAGATAAGCAGCTAGTGGTAGCAAGAGATGCGAAGTCTGCAACAGCGACACCAATTCTTCAAGGTATTACTAGAGCGTCACTTCAAACGAAATCATTTATTTCTGCAGCATCCTTCCAAGAAACAACTAAAGTACTTAATGAAGCTGCGGTTGCAGGTAAAGTAGATACTTTAGAAGGCTTGAAAGAGAATGTCATTGTTGGACATAGAATTCCAGCAGGAACAGGTATGCGTAGTTATACAGATATCATCGTTGGGTCTAAAGAAGAGTTTGACGAAATGATGCAGGTAAAACAAGAATTAAATTATAATTAA
- the rpoB gene encoding DNA-directed RNA polymerase subunit beta yields the protein MLSTQAERLNFSSIVNRTEYPDFLDIQIKSFQDFFQLETKSEERGDEGLYNTFMENFPITDSRNQFVLEFLDYFVDPPRYAIDECIERGLTYSVPLKARLKLYCTDPEHEDFETIVQDVYLGTIPYMTPSGTFCINGAERVVVSQLHRSPGVFFGQSFHANGTKLYSARVIPFKGSWIEFATDINQVMYAYIDRKKKLPVTTLFRAIGFERDKDILEIFDLAEEVKVSKSGLKKYLGRKLAARVLNTWHEDFVDEDTGEVVSIERNEIVLDRDTVLDKENVEEILEAGVKTILLHKESAEQGDYAIIHNTLQKDPTNSEKEAVEHIYRQLRNAEPPDEETARGIIDKLFFSDQRYSLGEVGRYRMNKKLGLDIGMDKQVLTKEDIITIIKYLIELINSKAEIDDIDHLSNRRVRTVGEQLSQQFGVGLARMARTIRERMNVRDNEVFTPIDLINAKTLSSVINSFFGTNQLSQFMDQTNPLAEITHKRRLSALGPGGLSRERAGFEVRDVHYTHYGRLCPIETPEGPNIGLISSLSVFAKVNSMGFIETPYRPVTDGVVDIKTEPIYLSAEEEQDKLIAQATVKVDENGKILHDKVIARMEGDFPVIDPVGLHYTDVAPNQISSISASLIPFLEHDDANRALMGSNMMRQAVPLLRVDAPIVGTGLERQVASDSRVLINAEGDGEVLYVDANEIKIKYARTEDEAKVSFDSDIKTYQLVKFRKTNQGTSINLKPIVVKGNKVTKGQVLCEGYATQKGELALGRNMKVAFMPWKGYNFEDAIVISEKVVREDIFTSIHIDEYSLEVRDTKLGNEELTNDIPNVSEEATKDLDENGMIRVGAEVKPGDILIGKITPKGESDPTPEEKLLRAIFGDKAGDVKDASLKASPSLNGVVIEKKLFARAVKDKRKRAQDKDDILALEAQYDRKFDDLQDVLIEKLFAIVNGKTAQGIFNDLGEEVLPKGKKFTLKMLNAVDDYAHLVSGKWTTDDHTNKLVADLIHNYKIKENDLQGSLRREKFTISVGDELPAGIIKLAKVYIAKKRKLKVGDKMAGRHGNKGIVARIVRQEDMPFLEDGTPVDIVLNPLGVPSRMNIGQIYETVLGWAGQKLDRKYATPIFDGATIDQINEFTDEAGIPRYGHTYLYDGGTGQRFDQPATVGVIYMLKLGHMVDDKMHARSIGPYSLITQQPLGGKAQFGGQRFGEMEVWALEAYGASSTLREILTVKSDDVIGRAKTYEAIVKGEPMPDPGLPESFNVLMHELKGLGLDIRLEE from the coding sequence ATGTTATCAACACAAGCTGAAAGATTAAATTTCTCCTCTATTGTAAATAGAACGGAATATCCGGATTTCTTGGATATTCAGATTAAATCCTTCCAGGATTTTTTCCAATTAGAAACAAAATCTGAAGAAAGAGGTGATGAAGGTCTGTATAATACCTTCATGGAAAACTTCCCAATTACAGATTCACGTAATCAATTCGTTTTAGAATTTCTAGATTACTTTGTAGACCCACCAAGATATGCTATTGATGAGTGTATTGAAAGAGGACTTACTTACAGCGTTCCGCTAAAAGCAAGGTTAAAGTTATATTGTACGGACCCTGAACATGAGGATTTCGAGACCATTGTTCAAGATGTGTATTTAGGAACAATACCTTACATGACGCCAAGTGGTACATTTTGTATCAATGGTGCAGAACGTGTTGTAGTATCTCAATTGCACCGTTCACCAGGTGTGTTTTTTGGTCAATCATTCCATGCCAATGGAACAAAATTATATTCAGCAAGAGTTATACCATTCAAAGGATCTTGGATAGAGTTTGCTACAGATATCAATCAAGTGATGTATGCTTACATTGATAGAAAGAAAAAATTACCTGTTACGACACTTTTCCGTGCTATTGGATTTGAGCGTGATAAGGATATTTTAGAGATTTTTGATTTAGCCGAAGAGGTCAAAGTATCAAAATCTGGATTAAAAAAATACTTAGGAAGAAAATTAGCAGCACGTGTTTTAAACACATGGCATGAGGATTTTGTTGATGAAGATACAGGCGAGGTAGTATCTATCGAGCGTAATGAAATTGTGCTTGACCGTGATACTGTTCTTGATAAAGAAAATGTTGAAGAGATTCTTGAAGCTGGTGTTAAAACCATCTTATTACATAAAGAAAGTGCTGAGCAAGGGGATTATGCCATTATTCATAATACCCTTCAAAAAGATCCAACGAATTCTGAAAAAGAAGCCGTTGAACATATCTATAGACAATTACGTAATGCTGAGCCGCCAGATGAGGAAACAGCACGTGGTATTATAGATAAGTTGTTCTTTAGTGACCAACGTTACTCTTTAGGAGAAGTAGGTCGTTATAGAATGAACAAGAAATTAGGTTTGGATATCGGTATGGATAAGCAAGTGCTTACCAAAGAAGATATCATCACCATTATAAAATACTTAATCGAGCTTATCAACTCAAAAGCAGAGATTGATGATATTGATCACTTATCTAACCGTCGTGTACGTACTGTTGGTGAGCAATTATCTCAACAGTTTGGAGTTGGTCTAGCGCGGATGGCACGTACTATTCGTGAGCGTATGAACGTTCGTGATAACGAGGTGTTTACACCAATAGATTTAATTAATGCAAAGACCTTATCTTCTGTTATTAATTCATTCTTTGGTACCAATCAGTTATCACAGTTTATGGATCAAACCAATCCATTAGCCGAAATTACGCATAAGCGTCGTTTGTCTGCTCTTGGACCTGGAGGTTTATCTAGAGAGCGTGCAGGATTCGAGGTTCGTGATGTACATTATACGCACTACGGACGTTTATGTCCTATTGAAACGCCAGAGGGACCAAATATTGGTTTAATATCGTCACTTTCAGTATTTGCGAAAGTGAACTCTATGGGCTTCATCGAAACGCCATATAGACCAGTAACTGATGGGGTGGTTGATATTAAAACCGAACCTATTTATTTAAGTGCTGAAGAAGAGCAAGATAAACTGATTGCGCAAGCTACAGTTAAGGTTGATGAAAACGGTAAGATTCTGCATGACAAGGTTATTGCAAGAATGGAAGGCGATTTCCCTGTAATTGATCCTGTTGGATTACATTATACAGATGTTGCACCAAATCAAATTTCATCTATATCTGCATCTTTAATTCCGTTCTTAGAACATGATGATGCAAATAGAGCCTTGATGGGATCTAACATGATGCGTCAAGCAGTGCCGTTATTAAGAGTTGATGCACCAATTGTAGGAACAGGTCTTGAACGTCAAGTAGCTTCAGATTCGCGTGTGTTGATAAATGCTGAAGGTGATGGAGAAGTGCTGTATGTTGATGCCAATGAGATTAAAATAAAATATGCTCGTACTGAGGATGAAGCTAAAGTAAGTTTTGATAGCGATATTAAAACCTATCAATTAGTGAAATTCAGAAAAACAAACCAAGGCACTTCTATTAACCTTAAACCAATCGTGGTTAAAGGTAATAAGGTAACTAAAGGTCAAGTTTTATGTGAGGGGTATGCGACTCAAAAAGGCGAGCTTGCTTTAGGTAGAAATATGAAAGTGGCCTTTATGCCTTGGAAAGGGTATAACTTTGAGGATGCGATTGTGATTTCTGAAAAAGTGGTTCGTGAAGATATTTTCACATCGATTCATATTGATGAGTATTCTTTAGAAGTTAGAGATACAAAGTTAGGAAACGAAGAGTTGACTAATGACATTCCTAACGTTTCTGAAGAAGCGACTAAAGATTTAGATGAAAACGGAATGATTCGCGTTGGTGCCGAGGTTAAACCTGGCGATATCCTAATTGGTAAAATCACACCTAAAGGAGAATCCGATCCAACACCTGAAGAAAAGTTATTACGTGCGATTTTTGGTGATAAAGCTGGTGATGTAAAAGATGCATCCTTAAAAGCATCACCTTCATTAAATGGTGTTGTAATTGAGAAGAAATTATTCGCTAGAGCGGTAAAAGACAAACGTAAAAGAGCTCAGGATAAAGATGATATTTTAGCGCTTGAAGCACAATACGATAGAAAGTTTGATGATTTACAGGATGTTTTAATCGAAAAACTTTTCGCTATTGTAAATGGTAAAACGGCTCAAGGTATTTTTAATGATTTAGGTGAGGAAGTATTACCAAAAGGTAAAAAATTCACACTTAAAATGTTAAATGCTGTTGATGATTATGCGCATTTAGTGTCTGGAAAATGGACAACAGATGATCATACGAACAAATTAGTAGCCGATTTGATTCACAACTACAAAATTAAGGAAAACGATCTTCAAGGGTCTTTACGTCGTGAGAAGTTCACTATTTCTGTAGGTGATGAGTTACCGGCAGGTATCATCAAATTAGCTAAAGTTTATATTGCTAAAAAGCGTAAACTTAAAGTTGGAGATAAAATGGCAGGACGCCACGGTAACAAAGGTATTGTGGCTCGTATCGTTCGTCAAGAAGATATGCCATTCTTAGAAGATGGAACACCTGTTGATATTGTATTGAATCCACTTGGTGTACCATCACGTATGAATATTGGTCAGATTTATGAAACGGTTCTTGGATGGGCTGGTCAAAAATTAGATCGCAAATACGCCACACCAATCTTTGATGGTGCAACAATAGATCAAATTAACGAATTTACAGATGAAGCTGGAATTCCAAGATACGGGCATACGTATTTATACGATGGAGGAACAGGTCAGCGTTTCGATCAGCCAGCAACTGTTGGTGTGATCTATATGTTGAAACTAGGACATATGGTAGACGATAAAATGCACGCGCGTTCTATTGGACCTTACTCATTAATTACTCAACAACCTCTTGGTGGTAAAGCACAATTTGGTGGTCAGCGTTTTGGTGAGATGGAAGTTTGGGCACTTGAAGCGTACGGCGCATCAAGTACCTTACGAGAAATTTTAACTGTAAAATCTGATGATGTTATAGGTAGAGCCAAAACTTACGAAGCAATCGTAAAAGGCGAACCCATGCCAGATCCAGGGTTACCAGAATCGTTCAACGTACTTATGCACGAATTGAAAGGTTTAGGTTTGGATATCAGATTAGAGGAGTAA
- the rplL gene encoding 50S ribosomal protein L7/L12, with amino-acid sequence MADLKDFAEQLVNLTVKEVNELATILKDEYGIEPAAAAVAVAAGPAAGGDAEEAQTEFDVILKAAGGSKLAVVKLVKELTGLGLKEAKGLVDDAPSPIKEAVSKDEAEALKAQLEEAGAEVELK; translated from the coding sequence ATGGCAGATTTAAAAGATTTCGCAGAACAATTGGTTAACCTTACGGTAAAAGAAGTAAATGAGTTAGCTACTATATTAAAAGATGAGTATGGTATCGAGCCTGCTGCTGCTGCTGTAGCAGTTGCTGCTGGCCCTGCTGCTGGTGGAGACGCTGAAGAAGCTCAAACTGAGTTTGATGTTATCCTTAAAGCCGCTGGTGGTTCTAAATTAGCAGTTGTTAAATTAGTAAAAGAATTAACAGGTCTTGGCTTAAAAGAAGCTAAAGGTTTAGTTGACGATGCACCAAGCCCAATTAAAGAAGCAGTTTCTAAAGATGAAGCTGAAGCATTAAAAGCGCAATTAGAAGAAGCTGGAGCAGAGGTTGAGCTTAAGTAA
- the rplJ gene encoding 50S ribosomal protein L10, producing MTREEKSQVIEELTVQLADNANIYLADISGLNAGTTSNLRRACFKANVQLAVVKNTLLEKAMEASDRDFGDLPTVLKGNTSVMYSETGNAPAKVIKAFRKKSDKPLLKGAFIEEAVYIGDEQLDMLVDIKSKEELIGEIVGLLQSPAKNVISALQSSGGKLSGILKTLSQKEG from the coding sequence ATGACAAGAGAAGAAAAATCACAAGTAATCGAAGAGTTAACTGTACAATTAGCTGATAATGCTAACATTTATTTAGCAGATATTTCAGGATTAAATGCAGGTACTACTTCAAACTTACGTCGCGCTTGTTTTAAGGCCAACGTACAGTTAGCGGTTGTTAAAAACACATTGCTTGAAAAAGCTATGGAAGCTTCTGATAGAGATTTCGGAGACCTTCCAACAGTTTTAAAAGGAAACACCTCAGTAATGTATTCAGAAACTGGAAATGCTCCAGCTAAGGTAATTAAAGCTTTTAGAAAAAAATCAGACAAACCTTTATTAAAAGGCGCGTTTATTGAAGAAGCGGTTTACATTGGCGATGAGCAATTAGATATGTTAGTAGATATCAAATCTAAAGAAGAATTGATAGGAGAGATTGTTGGTTTATTACAATCTCCTGCTAAAAACGTTATATCAGCACTTCAATCAAGTGGTGGTAAACTTTCAGGTATCTTAAAAACATTATCTCAAAAAGAGGGATAA
- the rplA gene encoding 50S ribosomal protein L1: MARLTKKQKEALAKIEKGKLYSVDEASALIKEVTNTKFDSSIDLAIRLGVDPRKANQMVRGVVSLPHGTGKDMKVLALVTPDKEAEAKEAGADYVGLDEYLDKIKGGWTDVDVIITMPSVMGKLGPLGRVLGPRGLMPNPKTGTVTMDVAKAVTEVKAGKIDFKVDKTGIVHAAIGKASFSADKIAGNANELLTTIMKLKPTASKGIYVKSIFMSSTMSPSVAVDPKIG; this comes from the coding sequence ATGGCAAGATTAACAAAAAAGCAAAAAGAGGCTTTAGCAAAAATAGAAAAAGGAAAACTTTATTCTGTTGATGAAGCATCAGCATTGATTAAAGAAGTTACCAATACTAAATTTGATTCATCAATAGATTTAGCAATACGTTTAGGAGTAGATCCACGTAAAGCAAATCAAATGGTGAGAGGGGTTGTATCGCTTCCTCATGGTACTGGTAAAGATATGAAAGTATTAGCATTAGTAACTCCAGATAAAGAAGCAGAAGCTAAAGAAGCTGGAGCAGATTACGTTGGTTTAGACGAGTACCTTGATAAAATCAAGGGTGGTTGGACAGACGTAGATGTCATTATTACCATGCCAAGTGTAATGGGTAAGTTAGGTCCTTTAGGACGTGTATTAGGCCCACGTGGTTTAATGCCTAACCCAAAAACAGGTACGGTGACTATGGATGTTGCAAAAGCCGTAACAGAGGTGAAAGCTGGTAAAATTGACTTTAAAGTTGATAAAACGGGTATTGTTCACGCTGCTATAGGAAAAGCATCATTTAGTGCTGATAAAATTGCAGGTAATGCAAATGAATTATTAACAACAATAATGAAACTGAAACCAACTGCATCAAAAGGTATTTACGTAAAAAGCATATTTATGTCTTCTACAATGAGTCCTAGTGTAGCTGTTGATCCTAAAATCGGTTAA
- the rplK gene encoding 50S ribosomal protein L11 → MAKELGKVVKLQVRGGAANPSPPVGPALGAAGVNIMEFCKQFNARTQDKPGKVLPVVISVYKDKSFDFVIKTPPAAVQLLEAAKVKKGSGEPNRKKVAKVSWDQIKTIAEDKMVDLNAFTTASAMKMVAGTARSMGITVTGKFPN, encoded by the coding sequence ATGGCAAAGGAATTAGGTAAAGTAGTTAAGTTACAAGTTCGGGGAGGTGCTGCGAATCCGTCGCCACCGGTTGGACCCGCTTTAGGAGCTGCAGGTGTTAACATCATGGAGTTCTGTAAGCAATTCAATGCTAGAACACAAGATAAGCCAGGTAAAGTATTACCAGTGGTGATATCTGTTTACAAAGACAAATCATTTGACTTTGTAATCAAAACGCCTCCGGCAGCAGTCCAATTATTAGAAGCAGCCAAGGTGAAAAAAGGTTCTGGAGAGCCAAACCGAAAAAAAGTAGCTAAAGTATCTTGGGATCAGATTAAAACTATTGCAGAAGACAAAATGGTAGATTTAAATGCATTTACTACTGCGTCTGCTATGAAAATGGTTGCTGGTACAGCGAGATCTATGGGAATAACCGTAACAGGAAAATTTCCTAATTAA
- the nusG gene encoding transcription termination/antitermination protein NusG, which translates to MSEGSEKKWYVIRAVSGQENKIKTYIENEIARLGLQDYVDQVLVPTERVIQIRNGKKVHKEKVFFPGYIMVQANLTGEVPHIIRSVTNVIGFLGETKGGDPVPLRQSEVNRMLGKVDELSVEESANVAIPFTKGETVKVIDGPFNGFDGTIEKINEEKRKLEVMVKIFGRKTPLELSYMQVEKV; encoded by the coding sequence ATGTCTGAAGGAAGTGAAAAAAAATGGTATGTTATTCGGGCCGTAAGTGGTCAAGAAAATAAGATTAAGACATATATTGAGAATGAAATCGCTCGTTTAGGTCTTCAAGATTATGTTGATCAGGTTTTAGTACCTACCGAGAGAGTCATCCAAATACGTAACGGAAAAAAAGTACATAAAGAAAAAGTTTTTTTCCCAGGATATATTATGGTTCAAGCCAATTTAACTGGTGAAGTACCGCACATTATTAGATCGGTAACCAACGTTATTGGATTTTTAGGTGAAACAAAAGGAGGAGATCCTGTGCCGTTAAGGCAGTCTGAAGTAAACAGAATGTTAGGTAAGGTTGATGAGTTGTCTGTTGAAGAAAGTGCAAATGTTGCCATTCCATTTACCAAAGGTGAAACCGTTAAAGTTATTGACGGTCCATTTAATGGATTTGATGGTACTATTGAAAAGATAAACGAAGAGAAGCGTAAACTAGAAGTCATGGTTAAGATTTTCGGAAGAAAAACACCATTAGAGCTAAGTTATATGCAAGTTGAAAAAGTATAA